Below is a genomic region from Choristoneura fumiferana chromosome 30, NRCan_CFum_1, whole genome shotgun sequence.
ggttgccggccaagcagatatagccgagcgtagcgaggccggatagggatgcgaggcttCGGCAggtttctcaaacatgacatgaaataaaataaaaaaacaagaaacgaagctggcgggacgctagtctggtcgccctgttgtgtgcgcgcgtgtcgagctggctgctggcggcggcTGCAGGGGTGGTGCTGGGTGtgggcgtgcgccgtgtcgcaCAGTGCGCgacggcaaccccctacttcccggcttctacagtaatgtactattattggttGTGGTATAAGAGTTACATTaacatttagacgaccagatggcctagtggttagagaacctgactacgaagcttgaggtcccgggttcgattcccgtgtcggggcagatatttgtatgaaaaatacgaatgtttgttctcgggtcttgggtgtttaatatgtatttaagtatgtatctatctatataattatatttatccgttgcttagtacccataacacaagctttgctaagcttactttgggactaggtcaattggtgtgaattgtcccgtgatatttatttattattccagGCATGGCGTCAGCACAGACCTGGATTACTCCTCGGTGTCCCCGGAGTACTCGGGGCAGTCCTCCACGGAGGTGTCCCCGCGACAGACCAAGCCCGTCAGTGGAGACGTCTCCAGGTAGCATTCTGGGTCCACTTACctatgtttcgcaactaacgtttgacaacctgattcatttcgcaactgttggGGAAGGTACTCGTAGTACAGTATCGGACACATTCTAAGtagtttttacaaataaaatcttgaaattttacatttacattaaaatcattttgaataataattgtcttaaaataaataataaggctTCTGGCGCAAGATCGTAAATCtctatgtgtcggcggccgatcgtaaaaacCGCCAAATCAccaaattcctaggcatatcgtgaaatggcgccatttcatgattcaGCTAAGGGAGATCCGCCATGTCCGTTCATAACtcgccgtttaacgatttgcctagtggcGTTTAGGCAGATCgaattcttaggcatatcatgaaacgccgccatatcggttctgaaatggcgccatttcatgatatgcctaggaatttcgtgatctggcgggtTTTACGATCGGTCGCCGACATATGCATGTGTTTTctatactgcttactatgtgttggcgTGCAATAGTAAGCCTATAGCTCACCATTTATGAACTataccagttatgatcatcagttatctgcacaCAAGtgtttaatgagtcgatgtcgTAATTCAAATTAAGATAGCTAAATTTGGTCTCAGAAACTCAGCGTTGCTGGCCCACTGTGTAGCaaacatgctgagtggagaccctttttcggtgacaattGTGTCATTCATCACTACAATTTATTGTGGAATTttgcttgtatagtaatatattaattgttttttgtgtttggtggtggtactgttgggacagttaaataatcattttctttctttctttcttttttctaaaTTCTAGTACCGGCCCGTGCGAACATAGAATGTTTTTCCATCACATTTGcggtaatttattatttgtaaaagaaacattatttttcaaaaattgctatCCGCTACTGCGTGTCTTGGCAGCGCTCTGcaagcatgtgcatggcgtgcgtgtgcatcgcgcgcacggagcagcagcacaacCGCCGTAACAAACTCATTGATTGCCTTGGGCGTTCAGGCATGAAAAATTAGTTatcgggcaatgactcatttacgaCTGCACGGTTTTCATGACAAGCAAATTAAGTCGAGggtttttatttggggggttgcaacaaGGTAGCTGCATGTTTTCATACTGTTACGGCCGTGTGATGCAATAGTAATGcctcttaagggcggtaaacaaggaattaagAACGAGAGTCATTAGAAGCCAAAGTCGAAGataagggctttaatgagtcgatgttcgtaattctagtaccgcccgtgcgacatacaatgtttttcatcacatttgcgagtaaaattatatatttgtaaaagaaaaactaatattttttcaaaaattgctgataccgctgactgcgctcttggcagcgctctgcagcatgtgcatggcgtgcgtgtgcagcgccaCGCAGCAGCAGCACACCAACAGTGCGACCGACCGCGCCTCatgcatgaaaattagtacgcaatgactcatttaccgaccacgggtttcatgacaagcacattaaggccgagggtttttatttgggggttgcaaccaaggtagcctgcatgttacgacactgtttacgagcaagtgtgatgaaaaaaatattccattattggttcctgtccatgactggtgccctcaccctagtatcatcatcccagcctatatacgtccccactctctcagaacaagagggcttgggccgtagtatttatttaggagtattttatttgttttttcccATCCCCAGCTACTGCGTCAGCAACTGGGTCGACGGCTCCGACGGGGAGACGAAGGAAGACCAGAAGCGCTCCAACGGCGAGTGGAACAGCTTCTGGGTAAACTACAGCGGCTCCGTCGCCAAGATACCCCTCAAGAGTTACTATGATCAGTGTCCTACGCCATACCGTACTGAGGACATAGATCCAGCTGACCTGGGTGAGTGGCTAGACATCCTCCCCAAAGATCAAAACTTTCATAAACCGAAAAGTCTCCTCATGTGAGTAGGTCTCTACGTTGATattggcaaaatacgtcttgctaaaacggcaagagtgaaagatatgagaaaaaaatcttagatCTCAGTTTAGTCAGTAGCGTAGCTagggggggcggcgggggcggcccGCCCCGGGTGTCACTCCTAAGACCGTGAACATCAGTAGTGCCACCTATAAATTCCCAAAACTGTGGCAGAATGCATATAACCACCActcataaaataatgtatgtaacaataataagtacctacttaaaggtGCCTATATGTATAAAGTAAGTTTTATTTCATTCGAGGTTTGGGGTGACATCTAAAATATCCGCCCCGGGTGCCAACCACgttagctacgccactgagttCAGTACATCATTCTGGTCAGAATGACGAGTGGAATTATCGTGTAACCTTCACCGGCTGAggactgatgaaaattaaatgaaatgatgcacagaaaaacccagaaaaagagaccagcgctgggaatcgaacataggtcctcagcattccgtgctgcgtgccatacccctataCCACCACTGgccaggagtctagacacagatttctcccatgcaccacacatttcagcctgcttttttctgagtcacttaagcagcgacactagcgacatctatgttttagctctcattgAGGGAAGTCAACACTCCATCGGaacggaactaaccgctcacccggacaagagatgtcgctattaagcttcgctattaagcaatcaaattaagattggtttttggagtatttttgtaatatCTTTTATTTCAACGCCATTGTTACTgtgtcatcccgtgaaatccaacgaaaatacagactgaaacatggatgcacggaaatacccagaaaaagagaccagcgctggaaatcgaacccagatcctcagcattccgtaacaaatttggagttgaaataaaaaatacaaaaagactccaaaaaccaatcttaattgaaataataatgtttcCAAATATCATTCGTTAATCCGTTGTGAATGACAGAAAATCGGAATGATGTGAATGTGACCGATGTCTTCTAGCTGGGCacgaaacagaaaaaaaaacaagagaatgTATCATAAATCCGGTTTGCACTGTAAGGGCTGTTTCAaacttacattttttaatatGCTCGTTTTTGGAAGCGCGTGTAGTGTACGCTATGCTGTGCACTGACACAATCTGAATTGTCGTGTCTAAAACACAGTTTTCATTCCAGATTTCTCAGCAGAGGGATCCCGGAAGCGTTCCCCAGAAGACACGAAGAACCTGAACAGTATCATAAGGAACGAGGGTCTCCATCTCACCCCAAGGGAAACGCAGAACATCATCAAATGCGCCCATATACTGGGCAATGTACTCACAAAAGCTATTGGACGAAGATCTAAAGATAAAGAACAGAATACAGACAAGATACAAGAGCTACAGGTGGAACAGACAGAAAAAGATGAGGAAAAAGAACTGAAGAAGAAAAATATGACGCTGGATCTGAAAGAGACGAATATACCTGTGGAAGTCAAGGAGGAAAAGAGAAGTGAAACAGTGACGACGCAGACGGATATATCGTTGCCGAATACCAAAAGTGCGCCGAGGATTTTCGAGAGTATTTTGAGGCAGCTGTCCAGGAGTTCGATTGATGAAGGGCTCGTGAAGAAGGCGAAGGAAAGTTTGGAGAGTGAGAATAGTGAAGTGAAGAAGGATACTTAAGAATAGATTTGATGGAGAGAGTAAGGTGGGATTTGTTGAAGAGAATAAAGGAGCGTTAGTGAGACGTAAGGGCCTACGCTATCTGTGTTGGGTGCGCTGGTTGTCTTGGTGCAGGTAACATCgtatgcacgcgacgcgcgcagttagcgctgctcgtactgttgttcaacaggcggccacccgcGCAGCGCAAGCGACAGCTAGCGTACGCCCTTAAGAAACTACTGTCAAAAACTTGTACCTAAAATGAGGTTTTCTGTGAcaaactagatggcgctagtatcgagAGGACCGTttaataatgagggctatcgttttttgtctcactagatggcgcactgttgcgtgaggtttttaagtatggctttcaaagtctgttattacgggcgtgaaaacaaagtttagattaaaatcatatttaataacaccttaaaccgtagcataaaaatatcgagcatgccacagtgttgcaaagtccccgttttgttcggaaaaaagggaggacaaaggtttccgaaagacaaaactgtctcaaaacacagacattcattgccccggaacgcatatttgccataattaatttcagatattgcaaaatattcacaaaataattctaattataaataaacccgcgtagctcacccaaaaactatgagatttgacatttcggagacctcacgctacactagcgcctctagcggcgaattcattcgcgatagccctcattttgacatttgtgattggttaaaataaattcaactttaatcTATGAGACGttaagatttaaatttcgatgtcatattttgttgtatggtgggtcgcatgggagggtgcgaagtactaggtagaggtaatgaaatctatcgcagcgctcatagtggccaaaagaagaaataatctaggctctgtcatctgtcatactcatatgaatctgtcattaacaaagcaatttgtaatagaaaatacaaactgagacatggatgcacaaaaaaaacagagaaagagaccagcactgggaatcgaacccaggtcctcagcaatccgtgctgcgtgctataactcctacaccactgctggacaggtatctagacacgaatttttcctatgcatacatatctcaggttgcttatttctactatgctacttaagcagtatcactagcgacatctatgtttcgtcgtgAGActtcacactctttcggaactaactgctcacccagacaagagatgtcgctattaagcaatcaaattaaggttggtttttggagtaataagtaacaaatttggagttgaaataaaaaatacaaaaacactccaaaaaaccaatcataatttgtatagactttaactacctaattttagtaatagatgtttgtgttatgatgcgagcttgaattattgatcactgtccctgttttgttcttaattcctctacatctcggacatgtccagcaacaattttccttatgaaacggtttgtggatgaaattttatattgagtgatactcacaaaaccggtcttcaaaatgatactcattttgatctgaaaacgatatttaatttattactagcgatataagaacaattatataattttactattattcaaagaaaccaataagatagctttatcttttcgttttacagtaaaagtacaactaaacatgaagtaaacaaaccctgacataacgaaaataaaacacattttttgaataaattttacttaagtacttacctaatgaccaaaaatgaattcacaaccttttttccacccaaatcacggtatcacagtaattttgtattataaattaatacgttataggtttgatttttgtcacaatgtcgcgatgaaatttcaaaacgtcagagcatcagagccaaaaaagttgcggacgctaggtggcgctgatgtcgtgcacagagccacggacgacaagcaaaagtcaccaactaccacttaaagtcaagagggataatcaaacttatgcatagcatcgTAAGGTTGATATTCCACCCATCTTTTTTTGCAGTGGCCCTTGCCTGCCACCCGACgaggttcacaaaaccgcgctgtgaaccacttgtgcgccgttttgatgtaagaaacatgcagtctatacataaaTGTCGacgctataagggttccgttttcctcttgaggtacagaaccctacaAAATGTACTTAATATCTTGACAATGATGGTTCTTTTACCAATTCTACATACACTTATTTTAAATTTCCTATCTGTATACTCACTCAGATAAAAGATTATCCACTTTTTGCCTAAcaacctatgtactcgtatgtacagtcaccagcaccaatatctgacacaacaagcgtgcataaatatctgattcgactctatttatagggccggaaggacgtgtcagatatttttgcacgctccgctgtggcagatattaatgctggtgactgtacactcgaaccaactgaatcgtgactcactgtggaaccttttcgtagaaataGTCATAGGCAATTGTCGATaagcattgcttgacaagggaattaatTGTGACACTtgctgtgagaacgttctagttctacggtgggtcaggaatcctCGTAGAACTGTACAGCCGAGAAAAGTAAATCGCGTATACctgtgccatccacgaagacgcgtgattttgtcaaaattagacattaatgacattgtaataagaaccacggcacgcgtcatcgtgaatggactctacctatatcagggtacaaccttttcataatcaacttCGCTATGGTTTCTTTGGCATAAATGTCTAGAATTCCTTTGCACAAAGTTACGCGACTCAGTTTTTTAACTacttatgtattaaaaaaaaaaagattgtaatGTAATCTAGTCTTATGAAATCATATTTTTGAACCTTTTACCAAACATATGTCGTATTTACGTGTTTTCGGTGTTTTTAAGagatttatgtaaataaaatattctgtgTTTTTGATTGGTTGTTTTAATTTTCACCCATAGAGcgtttgggggaggcctatgcccaacactGGACGTCCAACGGCTGATATAACTGCATTCCAACTGTAACGTAATGGCGAACTGTGAATGACCAGCCTTATTGTCACACGGTATGACT
It encodes:
- the LOC141444566 gene encoding uncharacterized protein, which produces MQRNDRWPSDYDPDPRSRRNSGSSRGSRKGKKSPPASATSTPKKVVKPQNLDFVVTGKQILKRPDRANSLPGSNRRRPSLEAVKPKKPASPKRLNESPSNSRETSLEDDMSLDLSQVSDFEDMNSKYGIRTSNLLATSTPKQKRASLPLQASDRSRQKSGEKGGWESRDTLFKTNSSLSYRHGVSTDLDYSSVSPEYSGQSSTEVSPRQTKPVSGDVSSYCVSNWVDGSDGETKEDQKRSNGEWNSFWVNYSGSVAKIPLKSYYDQCPTPYRTEDIDPADLDFSAEGSRKRSPEDTKNLNSIIRNEGLHLTPRETQNIIKCAHILGNVLTKAIGRRSKDKEQNTDKIQELQVEQTEKDEEKELKKKNMTLDLKETNIPVEVKEEKRSETVTTQTDISLPNTKSAPRIFESILRQLSRSSIDEGLVKKAKESLESENSEVKKDT